Part of the Sorghum bicolor cultivar BTx623 chromosome 1, Sorghum_bicolor_NCBIv3, whole genome shotgun sequence genome, TACCTGCGCTGATACCTTGGTTCAGCATTTTTAGTCTCCACTTTTATCCCGTTCAAATAATGAAACCTATCCTTTAAAACCTTGACTGTAGCTTCCTTGGAATCAAAtgtgacaaagccaaaaccccTTGGCTTTCTTGTGTCTCTATGAGAAATCATGACAACATCAGTTATCGTGCCAAACCTCTCGAAATAATCTATGAGATGGTCTTTGGTGACATTATCCCCAAGCCCTCCCACAAAGACCTTCAAATCACCATTTGAACTAGAGGTAGTGCTAGTCTGTGCAGATCTTGTTTCTTGTTTCTTTTCTGCCCTCTTCACATCGACCTATACATCACCAGCATCAATCAAATGATTTTAAGTCAAAATCATATATACAAAGAATTTTTCTAAAGAAGAAAACTGTTTGCAAAGAAAAGAACAGAGTAGAATTTTGTATAACTTTTTAGACCAaatatttttgcaaaaaaagtCACAGAACACAAGCTTACATCAGTAGATAAATGAAAACAACTGATTCAACAAACCgaccaacacaatattacatAGATCAAAATAAGTTTGCATTAACCAGAAAAATATCACATTGAGCTTCTTCTTGGCAAGTCACAAACCTGATAGGCATAGGAGTCAACTATCAGAAAGAAGAACATGATAGATCTATAGGGAGCAGGGACAAACATCTTTATAGCCACACTTCCTACAAAATATATGAAACCATCAAGAACTATCAATTTTTATGCTTCAACATCTTGCTTCTTATGGGTTGAGTTGAACTACATTTTTACATATAAATACAAGCAACCAAAGTGAAGTTCTGAACCGCTGATGAAGTGATGAGCTGCAGGCTGTGAACCTCCACCCAACAGATACcacctttttgttgttgttgttgttgttgcgaaAACTACAGACACCACATTGACAATGTAGAATTCGAACATATGGACCGTGACAACCAAACAACCAAAACAAAGAGTGTGCCCATACAGCAGGATTTGAAATACAGTTGCTCAGCTTGCATTGGGGACAAGTGGACAAGCAAGCAAGAACTAGTGGTTTTAGCAGAAGGACGCAATCCTCATTCACTTGCTTCTCTTATGAAGCTCAATACAGATTTGAAGTGTACCGAGATTATCTAGACAGGCTTCAATTTTTCGACAGGAATTTTACATACATAGCTAAACTCAACTCGTGTTTTTAACAACCTCAATTTTACAATAGTAGTGAAAGCTTCGATTTTTCAATAGGAATTTTACATACTACATAGTAATTATTCagtatttctttttcttttctttgtgtAATAAAAATACGGCAAAAACTTTTTGTTCGAAAGAAACATAGTTAAACTCAACACGTGCTTTTTAATTAAGGACCACAATGTCACAGTAGTTGTGATTGTGAAAGTAACAACCTGATCCACGAAGCTATGCAAATCAGTGCCACGCCACAATTCCCGTAAGCAAACTGAGATTGATCCCACACTGCCTTAATGTCTAGTAATCCCATAAGCTCTAAGCGCACAAAACACAGTATCAAATACAGCTTGCGATTTCTTAGTACGAGTACCAACACAGAACATCCAAacatcgtcgccgccgccgccgccgcaaagCGGTTAATTTTAAACGCCGGCGATAAATtaaggatttttttttaaaaaaaactcacCCTGCAGTTGAAAAAGGCGTCGTGCATGTCGCTCTCCTTGGAGTCCAACGCCCTGAGCACCGCCTCCTCGTCCTCGAACTCGACGAAGCCGAAACCGCGTCCGAAGCCGTCCGGGTACGCCATGACCAGCGCTTCCACCACGTGCCCGTAGCGGGCGAAGTGGCCCCTGACCATGTCCGCAGTGAGCCCCACGCGTGGGAtcccgccgatgaagagcttcCGCGGCTCGTGCTCCTTTTTCTCCATCCCGGCCGCCGAAGAGCGGCGCTTCTGCCTGGACCGCTGCTGCCGGGCGGCGGGGCACGAGACGGCGAGGAGTGGGGGGAGGAGAGGGGGAGAGGAAGGCGGTTAGAGGGGGGAAGCGAGGCCGAGGGGAGCGCGGGTTCAGTTCGGAAAGAGCGGCGCGCGTGGGCGGAAGAGGCGGAGAACTGAAACGGCTTTGCGCTAGGGTTGGTTGGGTTTGGGCTGGCGGGGGTGAAGAAGGGGTGGACGCGGCCCGTGTTGTGGGGTCAGGACTCTGCTGCTTCCTGGGCCAGTGTACACTCGACGCGCTAACATTCAGAATTCTTTTGGACTCGGTCGGTCTTTGAGACAGACTCCACGGAGGCCGAGGTGGGCCTCTTTCTCGTGGAGTCAAGAGTCCATCAACGCGACGATGACGAGCGCTTTTGCCGTGTACAGCGCGGCGCAGGTCTACAGCCAGACAGACGCGTAGGAGTATGCATAATCATAAGGCACGGGTGCTTTAGGGAATGAGTTTAACCCCCAAAAGAAAATTCACTTTTTAGTTATATTATATCATTGCACCCTGTGAAAAGACTATAATAAAATGTTTAGGTTCGCTCCTGGTTCTTAAGTGTGTTCATAAGAGAGCTAATAAGGTTATGTAAACATCTTTTCCATATTTTTCTTCGCAAAAGCGATTAAACTAAAACTCGAGACAGAATCTCCCAAATTACATATGAAAAAACTAAAATAAGAAAGATGTGATTTTCTATCTACAATGTTTTCCCCTATTGGTTTTCCTCGGTACATGAAAAATGATATAGGTGAATGTAGTCTTGTTAAACACTGTAGTCATACTGCAGCCATCATGCCAAAATGTAATCAACTTACAAGATCCAATGCTCCAAAACCATTAAAAAACATAAGAGAAGCGATAAAAAGAACATTCATGGTTGAATTGGATCGCTAGGTATACCATAGGATGTAGATTCAATAACTTCGACATTTGATTGAGGATGGATCCAAAGGTGCTCAGGCTCGAGCCCTCCTACCGCCACCAGAAGCATGGAGTGCCTCAAAAGCCCGTTCTACAAATTCGTATGTAGTCATCGAAGCATAGAAGTGTGGGTACTTAGATTTTCTCAATATGActgttcgcttgaacttatcaATATACCTTATCAGCTATTatataatgtttttctctcacaacaaatcagtgaaTAATACTTTTTTATCGGCGAAACAAACAGGACCAAGCTTATAGATAATGAGCTGAAGTTACTGTCCTCGTAATCGGAAGGAGTGACAACAAGCACTATTTGTCACTCCCCCACTTACATATTATAGCCGCCGTAAATTCATCTTCATCAATGAAATCAACGTCAGCAATGACAGTCTCAAGCCTATTCGCTTCAGATTATATAGTAAATGTGCTAATTATTTAACTATGTTTTTAcgttataataaatcagcaaatagAATTTTTAGCTATGGCTTAAATGATGAGGCCGAAGTACTATCTTGGAAGCCATCCCAACTAAAAAAATCACCAAAGGCAGCACTGCGTAAACATGTGGCAGTCTTGCAGGAGAACGGGGTCGTGCGAAAGAAGGTTTCAATGCATGGCCGGGGCGCGATGCGCGGGCGCGCGAGCGGGAGCGAGCCGGCAGGTGCGAATGGGATCGGACGACAACACCGGGACGGGGCCGGGACCGGGACCGGCGGTCTCTGTGCGCCACGACGCCACTGCGAGGCTCGATCGCGGCGGCCCCTCGATCTCGGTGTCCCTGGTCGACACCAAGAAACGGATCGGTGCGGGTCCCTCGTCCCCATCGAAATCGTTGTATGTGGCTCACGTTCCCTGGCTCGCAAAAAGACGCCAAAGGGGCCATCTTTCCGCCTGTTCACTTCACACCCACATGAACACGCAACACAACTACACGACACGGCACGACGCTGGTTCCCCTCGTGCATTGCCCTGCACAGTGCAAACGATGGCGCCCGTAACGCACCGCATGGCTCTCTCCATcctgtagttttttttttctgagagCGATCGATTTCTCTAGTCTAGATAAGTAAAATACGACGACACCGTTGTGACGTCAGTTACGGTGAAATCACCAGCGACCCTTTTCCGTGCAATTGTCGCGCCGGAGCActattaaaaatatatattttttttcatcgCTTTAATTCACATCATGCTACATGTAGCACTTGATTATGCAATTTACACGTCAACACGGGACCCTCCTCTAGCTGTCGTAGTAGTAGTGCTAGCGGCGATAGCCGCATGCACCGTACTAGCCTCAGTGTGCCCATGTTTCCAGTTCACCATAGCACGCGCGCGCCCGTCCGTGCGTGCGTGCCAAAGCGGCACCCTGTTCGAGAGGACCCGATCGAGAGTCGTTCTACGTCATGAGCGACGCCAGCCCCATCAGGGGCGCCGCGGCCGCCGGCacgacgccgacgccggcggCCTGCTGCTGCGGCAGGGCGTAGGCGTACGCGAGTCGGCGCAGCGCGAGGAGCCTGCTGGCCTCGCGGACGCGGCGCGCGAGAGCGGTGGCCTCGGCGCGGAGCCGCGCGTTCTGGCAGCGCACGGCGAGGTCGTGCCGCGCCAGCGCCTgcagcctggcctccagctcctGCTTCTCGGCGCGGAGCCGCGCCGCGGACTCCCGGAGCTCCTCCAGCCGCTGCTGCTTCCGCGCGCGCGACCGCTGCGCCGACAGCCGGTTCGACATCTTGCGACGCTGACGACGGAGccgctcctgctcctcctccgggTCCGGGTCCGGGTCCGGGTGCGCGTCCGCGCCGTCCCTCGCCGCCTCGGCCTCCTGCACCACCGCCGTGGACGCGGCCGTGGCCGGCCTCGACGACGCCATCACCTGGTCCAGGCTAGGGCACGACTCGGGCCCCCACGGCGTGAACCCGCACGTGATAATGTCCATGGTGCCGTAGCTGGACGACGACGCAAGGTCAAGGGCGTCCTGCACAGACAACATGATCTCCTTCTACTTGTCGATCGATCCCCTACTGTTGCCGTACGATCTACCTCTACGAGAGCAAGGACGACTACGTATTCGCAATTCCAGAACTAGGTGAGGCGAGTAGAGAATCGGGGAAAAGGGAGGAACGATGAGGAAACGCCGGCTATTTATAGAGGAAAAACGGAGACCCCCGGCCGAGCCTGGCCATGGCGTGGTGGTGGTGAGCCCCGGCCATGGCCCACCGTTACGTGGGGTGTCTTCCTTCCCGTTCCCGGGTGGCTGTTTGCCCTCCTTTTTCCACAGACCCGCTTTTACTCGTGGCAACCAAAGATTCAGCCGCCCGCTAGTATATCCCCGTCTGCTTATCCGCCCCGCTACAAGTGCGCCCGCCAGCTAGTACTCCATCCGATCCGACGGCAGAGCATGATTTGGGCATCGCCAACCGACGGCTCACGATATGCGAATTAACGAACACCGGCCGGCCGGTGCGGTCGGGCGCGCTTTATTTTCTCGTGTGCCCGCTATGGGCTGGCTTGGTGCTGGTGGTGCGACGTGAGGGGGACCCCACGAACGAACAGCCCCCGCTCCCGGGCGCGCGTTGTAGCTTAGCCACGAAGGAATGGTCGTCCGCGACGCGTGCACACGTGCCGGGCTACCGGCTCTCCAGTCCGGCCGGCGCCgcggctagctagctagcagtaGACTGTCGACTGGGGCCGCGAGGTCGCCCGCGTGGCGGCTCGCCGGAAGCTTGCGGCGCCACCTCGGCGCGCGCGGCACAGTGAGGGTGGTGTGGCGGATGGAGGGCCGCGCGCGCGTGCGTGCGGGCGTGCGTGCATGATGTACGTGTGCGACGTGCAGTACGGTGGTTGGCTCGATCGACCTGCTGGCTGATGTGCTGCTGCCTGCGATGCGAATCAATTGCGAGGCCGCGAAGGGACACACGTCACGCATGTGACAAAAATTT contains:
- the LOC8084187 gene encoding DNA-binding protein EMBP-1 gives rise to the protein MLSVQDALDLASSSSYGTMDIITCGFTPWGPESCPSLDQVMASSRPATAASTAVVQEAEAARDGADAHPDPDPDPEEEQERLRRQRRKMSNRLSAQRSRARKQQRLEELRESAARLRAEKQELEARLQALARHDLAVRCQNARLRAEATALARRVREASRLLALRRLAYAYALPQQQAAGVGVVPAAAAPLMGLASLMT
- the LOC8084186 gene encoding heterogeneous nuclear ribonucleoprotein 1 isoform X1, with amino-acid sequence MEKKEHEPRKLFIGGIPRVGLTADMVRGHFARYGHVVEALVMAYPDGFGRGFGFVEFEDEEAVLRALDSKESDMHDAFFNCRVDVKRAEKKQETRSAQTSTTSSSNGDLKVFVGGLGDNVTKDHLIDYFERFGTITDVVMISHRDTRKPRGFGFVTFDSKEATVKVLKDRFHYLNGIKVETKNAEPRYQRRYQNGHHYDSMNMVKGGMYSPHSRYYDSMDMAKGGMYSPHTLLYVPYYNGPYLAYPYSYPYHYTPMDYGYMGNQMDNTYDSRLSHVKGSQQKIGIPGSTCVKSDLAKSDSNLL
- the LOC8084186 gene encoding RNA-binding protein 3 isoform X2, producing MFVPAPYRSIMFFFLIVDSYAYQVDVKRAEKKQETRSAQTSTTSSSNGDLKVFVGGLGDNVTKDHLIDYFERFGTITDVVMISHRDTRKPRGFGFVTFDSKEATVKVLKDRFHYLNGIKVETKNAEPRYQRRYQNGHHYDSMNMVKGGMYSPHSRYYDSMDMAKGGMYSPHTLLYVPYYNGPYLAYPYSYPYHYTPMDYGYMGNQMDNTYDSRLSHVKGSQQKIGIPGSTCVKSDLAKSDSNLL